ATTCGGATGCCACACCAGCCAGTCTCGACGCTGCGGCCACTGTCTTCCACGACTCTCCAGTAGCCGCGCCCAGCTCATTGCCGTCGAGCTTGTCGCTTCTTCACCACCGGCAGCCCCAGTTGCACCATCGAGTGTTGCCCCATGGCTTCGTCCCTCCGACGTATCCATTCACACGATGACCACTCGTGCCCGTCATGGTCTACTACAGCCCAACCGTCGCCTTGAGGATGCTCATGCTGCCATTGTTGTGCCATCGTCACTTCCCACATCGGCTCGTGCGACTCTCCGTGATCATGCGTGGCGTTCTGCCATGCAAGACGAGTATGATGCTTTGCAGTCCAACTGCACCTGGACTCTTGCGCCTCGACCTCACGGTGCTAACATCGTCATAGACAAATGGGTATTTTGGTATAAACTCAAACCCGATGCTCCTTGGATCGCTATAAAGCACGTTGGGTTGTTCAAGGATTCACACAACGTGCTGGCATAGACCTCGATGAGACTTCTAGTCTCGTTGTTAAACCTGCCACGGTTCGCACGGTCTTGCATCTTGCCACTTCTCACCACTGGCCGGTACATCAGTTCGACGTAtccaatgcttttcttcatggagtTCTACATGAGCGTGTCTACTGTGCTGAACCTACGAGGTTCATTGATGCCACCAATCCTAAACATGTTTGCCTACTGTCCAAATCACTTTATGGGCTCAAACAGGCTCCTCGCGCATGGTACATGCGCATCGGTGATTTTCTTCGGCGCCTTGGGTTCACTTCGGCTCTTTCAGACACCTCACTGTTTGTGCTTAGTCGTGGTTCAAACATGGCCTACATTGCCCTCATCGCTTCCTTGGCAGATTTTCTTCGGATGATCAATACTTCTCTCAACACGAAATTCAAGATTAAGGATCTTGGCCCTCTTCATTTTTTCCTTGGTGTTGTCGTTCATTTTATGGCCTTTAGTTTCTTTCTTTCTCAAGGGAGATATGCTGAGGACATTCTTGATCGCGCTGCTATGTTGAATTGCAAGCATGCCTCTACGCCTGTTGATACTAAGCCCATGTTTCTGCTGCCTCCGGTGAACTTGTGATGGACGCGGCTTTCTACTGAAGCATTGCCGGTGCTCTTCAATACCTCACTTTGACACGACCAGAGATTGCCTATGTCGTTCAGCAGGTTTGTTTGCATATGCATGCTACGCGTGATGCTCATTGGGGATTGATAAAAGCGTTTGCTTCGTTATCTTCGCGGCACTCGGATCAGAGGCAACCCCTCCATCGCCCTTGCTGCGTACTCTGGCGCTGACTGGGTCggctgccctgacactcgtcgctcTACATCGGGTATTGCATCTACCTCGAGGACTCTttggtgtcttggtcttccaaacgCCAACCTACCGCTCCCCCTTCGAGTGTTGAGGCCGAATACCGTGCAGTGGCCAATGCCATGGTTGAATGTTGTTGGCTTCGATAACTGCTTGGCGAGCTTCATTGTGTTGTTGATAAGGTTTTTGTGACGACGTCTCTACAGTTTACCTCTCAGCCAACCCCGCTCATCATCGCTGCATGGAGCATATGAATTGCTTGTACGCGAGAAGATAGCCTTGGGACACTTTTGTGTTTTCCATGGTTCGACGGCTCATCAACTTGCGGACATCATGATCAAAGGGCTTCCGACAAATTCATTCGAAGCATTTCGATCGAGTCTTGGAATCACTTCGGATTATGTCTCGACTATGGGGGGTGTAAGAATACGCAGCATGCATTAGGGATATTCTTATTGTAATCTTTTCCCTTCCTATCTAAACCTCCACATCTATCCTTTCCTTCTCAACTAGGATTAgatcttggaggacaagcatagGCTGGTTTTGTAGGTGTGCATACACGTGCCCTTTGGGCCCTAATGCATGGGATTGATATTCTCCCAAACCTACTAcgattatgttactcccactatgaataGTCCGAAAAGCGGCAGGCTAACAGGTGGGACCGCCAGCCCTAACGACATGCTACCTGCTTGTGTACCCCGGTAGAGTTACGGCCATAAAATCGTCCCCTCCACTCCTCCGACTCCACGTGCACCCTACACTGCCGTTCCCCCCAACCCAAACCGGTCCATCACTTCCAACTCGGCCGCCACATGTCTGTGACACTAGCCAGCCATTAAAAATCCCCTTCCCACCTTtctccccccgccccctcctcTCACCCTCCTCTTTGGCTCTTTCTCAccagctccaccgccgcctccttcTCCCACTACTCCGCCTCCGATCTCCGGACCCTCCGGCGACCGGGCCCCACCACCCGGTCTCTACGCCGCCGCCCAGGCTCCACGTGCCaaactagcgccgccgccgccattaaCCAACTTACCTCCCATCATTCCTTCCCGATCTGCCAACTAGCCAACCCCACTGACGTGCTACGccgccgccctctccctctcccccgccAACGCGCTTGGCCTCCCTTGCATCCTACTCCCGCCGGGTCCTATGCCCGAACCCTAGAGCTCGCTCGCCCAGGGATCGACCAAGTGATGCGCGGATCGGGGCGGGCGGCGCGGCCATGTTGGGCCGCATGAAGTGCCTCGTCGGCGGCGCCGTCGACCAGGGCAGCCCGCGCGGAGCCGCCAGGAGGGTCTCGCCGGCGTCCGGCCGCGTGCAcaacgccgcagccgccgccgcggggCCGGGGGACAAGAGGGCCATCTGCTTCCGCCCGCCGGACGTCATGGAGACGGTGCACGAGGTGGCCGTCTACATCCACCGCTTCCACAACCTCGATCTCTTCCAGCAAGGGTACATAGCCGTGTCTCGTGGAGATGCTTGCTTTTGGTATTTTCTTTTCCGTGGGTGTGTTCTTTTCTTGGGTTTAGTTTCACTCTTCTCTTTTCTGACTACTAAAGTTCCAAGTGGGTTGAGTTTAAAAAGTTTCATTTTTTATTGTGACATGTAAAAAAGCGAGTACAAAGTTTCGGTACAAACTTAGTCAATGGTTTTGGTTTGCCGGAGCATTTCGTGTTAATTCGGttattcttcttttcttttttgcgagTCAGACCTTTTCCACCCTCGTACTGGCCTAATTCTGAGTTTGTCCATACACATTTTTGTCCATTTTTATGCTGcgagatggcatgcagatctttgtctcCACATTTCTGGATCTCCGAACCTTTTGTATTTAATGTTAACTAGGGAGTGCTGTTCTTTGTTGTGAAACGAGTATTGGGTTATGTGCAGATGGTACCAGATGAAGATTAGTGCAATGTGGGAGGAGGGTGAAAGCGGTAGCAAGACACCAGCTTCACCCGCAAGGGTGGTCCAGTACGAAGGTGCGCCCATCTCTTCTAACCAGGGACACTATGATGCGATCCTCTGCTTCAGTGCTTCTGTTATTCACATGATTTCAAGATGTTTCCATGGAAATACATGTTTAAATTGGTACCTTTGCAATGCATGTAGTGAGCTAAAAGTTCATACCAACTGTTTGATTGTTGTCAATATTCAGTACTATAGTCGATAAGAACCAATGAACCATGCTACTGTTTTCTAGTAGTAGTGCAGAAAATGAAGTCTACCTATGTAAATGAGACTATTTGTGATGGTTTTAAGCTCTACCTTGCTTGTATAAATCTATCAACCTACCTTGTTGCAATCTACTTCTCCTTCTTAGATAACATCAAGAGGCATGTTTTTATAGCTGGATACGGACTGTACAAGCATGTCAATGTCGTGCACTATAATTATCATAGCGCACATAATATGTCTGTTAATCTTTGTGGAGGCTTGTATTCCTTCTAGATGAACTAACTTATTAAATTGCGGTGAGTAGAAAATGCACCTTGTCTGGTGACGAGACAATGACAGTAAGCTGAGATCACAACTAAAGGATGGGGCCAAGGCCCACCAAACAGTGTGCTGCAGTGTTATGGAGAATGTGATCTACTGATCTGTACTGGACCATCTGTTAACATGGTGAAAATGTTGTACCAAATATCAATGCGCTCTCACCTAAATCACATATGTTTATGTCTATTTAACTTCATTGTACACGAAAACAAGTGTTAAGATTCCAagattttttatttggttgcaattGCTTGAAAGATTCTTTTGTTAGAATCCTTGCCAATCATTAGCTAATAGATAATGACATGCTAGGTGGATTGTGCAGCTCCTGATGTCGGTGCGGACGATGCTTTAGGCATATGGAGAATAGATGACGCTGATAACAGCTTCTACACACAGCCATTCAGAATCAAGTATGCTCGACAAGACATCTATCTATCGGTTATGGTGTCTTTCAACATACTCAATGGTGAACAAGAGGTTGGAAATTCGAATATTAGTATTCCTTTTTCTGTTTTGAATTAACTAATTGCAGCCTTATGAGAGCGCATGCTTTATTTTTTCAAGGGTCCAGCAGCTTCTGCTGTGATATTGAAGTACGAGTTAATATATGCCCCAACACTGGAAAATGGGTGAGTATAGTTCTAATTTATATCTGTATTCTTTCTTTTGAGATTTAGTTCAGTCATGTGCATCTTATGGTTTTCATTTGCCAAGACTGATGGGGCTATTGCTTCTGTTTTAGATCTGATATCCAATCTTCTAGCGCTACATCTTCAGCTGCTGTACATGAATTTAGGATCCCACGCAAAGCACTCCTGGGCTTACATTCATATTGTCCAGTTCACTTCGATGCATTCCACGCGGTGCTTGTGGATCTGACATTACATATCGTGTACCTGAAAGCTGGTGCAAATAAATCATCATTGAAGGTACACAGGTTTGTGAAGCTTTAGCTTTAATGTTCTTTGAAAATGGAGCTCCTATGCAACTTGTGTGAGGCGGTGGGTAACTAGATGCTCTGAACAACTTTCGACAAAGTCACACAACCATAGAACTAGGTTGGTACTAGAAACTGTATGGCTGGTATCCACTAGGATTCATGTTCTAGGTTTCTATTCCTGATCTACCACTTGAGATTAAACTCTACAAATGAGCGGAATTTTATTTTAACATTGTACCACAATTCCCAAGCGGTGTATTGAGAAGATCAAAAAGTCTAAATCGTTGATTTACTTTCAGCTCTTTAGGTTCATCACTTAGAAATTATATCCATCAGGCTGTAGTTTATGCTGCATTAGCAATCatgtccctccgttcctaaatagatgacccaactttgtactaaagttagtacaaagttgagtcatctattttggaacggagggagtaaatgacATCAACTTTCTATCGCTGGAGAGCCAAGTAGTCCAGTATAAGTTTCCCAATTAAATGGCTCTGGCAACCTGATGGATGGTGTGATTTTATTTGTTATCATGATTACTTTCTCCTTGTAAACATGCCATTTTAATATGCAGATACCAGATCAAGGTTTACGCCCAACATCACATCACATAATCAAGGCATTATTGGCTTCGAGGGAAATGTTACTTGAAGAATTGAAGAAAATCAGTGGTGCTGTTGGCAAAACAATAGAAGATTTAGATGATGCTGACTTAAGTCTTGGTAAATATGAGTCACTTCAGTCTTCAAAACCCGTCCATCCCGATTCTGGTAAAGTTTTCCCTGTAACTACCAAGGGTGTTGGGCATTTGGCTGGCATTTTACATGACTTTCTGGAGGTAAGTTTCATCATCCTTTTTATAGTGACCTATGAATGTGTTCATGATATGGGGACCTTTTTTTTTTTGAGTTGGTGTACTGGACTTGCTGATTGGAAATATTTATGCACAATTCTACAGAGACCCAACGATGTTTTTGATGGCACTAGTGATGGTATGCTGTATACTCTTTCCAGTGAAGAGTTGTTAGAATTGTTTGTAACCGTGAGCAGCCAACTTTCACTTCTATGGAATGCATTCTTGAAATTTCATAGGTGAAGTTAACTGTTCTCTCACTTTCACTTGTTTTTATACTGTATTTGCACTGTCCATGGTCCTGATGGTTTCTCAGTTAACCTATTTTTCGCAGATATCATTTGCCCAACATTGTTTTCTTGTTTCACTGCAGGATAAATAAAACTAAGATACTGGATTACTTGCGGGACATTTGGGCCGTTGACAGGAAAGCAGAATGGTCAATCTGGACTAATCACTCTAAAATCGAGATTCCACACCGCTATTTGCGGAGTATGAGTGATGACCCACCTCACCGCCAACACTCCCTCCTGAGAGTTTCTGGTTCAAGgaagtttcatgaagatgtaattatCTCCCATTCATAAGTAGCATATATT
Above is a window of Triticum dicoccoides isolate Atlit2015 ecotype Zavitan chromosome 5B, WEW_v2.0, whole genome shotgun sequence DNA encoding:
- the LOC119308194 gene encoding protein FAM135B-like isoform X1, whose amino-acid sequence is MLGRMKCLVGGAVDQGSPRGAARRVSPASGRVHNAAAAAAGPGDKRAICFRPPDVMETVHEVAVYIHRFHNLDLFQQGWYQMKISAMWEEGESGSKTPASPARVVQYEAPDVGADDALGIWRIDDADNSFYTQPFRIKYARQDIYLSVMVSFNILNGEQEGPAASAVILKYELIYAPTLENGSDIQSSSATSSAAVHEFRIPRKALLGLHSYCPVHFDAFHAVLVDLTLHIVYLKAGANKSSLKIPDQGLRPTSHHIIKALLASREMLLEELKKISGAVGKTIEDLDDADLSLGKYESLQSSKPVHPDSGKVFPVTTKGVGHLAGILHDFLERPNDVFDGTSDGMLYTLSSEELLELFVTVSSQLSLLWNAFLKFHRINKTKILDYLRDIWAVDRKAEWSIWTNHSKIEIPHRYLRSMSDDPPHRQHSLLRVSGSRKFHEDPVQNSASRAELHRKSIAQMKINTRSVQDMHIYADPSRVPVVLIEQHVMVVPQHGSNKDLASSSSEQKDTIVLPKLQGESLALKNINGKKGGRVLRAVIFVHGFQGHHLDLRLVRNQWLLLDPGAECLMSEANEDKTSGDFKEMGGRLAGEAVAFLKKKVDKLARHGGCKELKLSFVGHSIGNIIIRTALAEPALQPYLKNLYTYMSISGPHLGYWYSSNSLFNSGLWLLKKLKGAQCIHQLTFSDDQDPQNTFFYRLCKSKTLENFKNIILLSSPQDGYVPYHSARIELCPAASADNSRKGQVFTEMLNNCLDQMRAPSSETRIFMRCDVNFDQSAHGRNLNTMIGRAAHIEFLETDIYARFIMWSFPELFR